The sequence CCACCTCGCCGTCGAGCAGCGCGTCGTCGACCTGCTCGGCCAGGGTGATCAACTCGGGGTACGCGGCGGTGATCTCCACGCCGCTGCGGGCGTACATGTGCTGCCGGCCGCCGGTGATGTCGGCCAGCGCCCGGACGCCGTCCCACTTGAACTCGTACGCCCAGCCGTCACCCACCGGGAGCGGCCCGGTCATCGCGAGCATCGGCTTCAGCGGCGCGCCGGGCACCTTTCGACTGTAGTTGGGCAGCGAAGAGCGTGCGCCCCGTTCGATCGTTTGGGATCCTTGGGCAGAACCGGGGAGAGGAGCGCGGCATGCGGGCGATCTGGAAGGGGGCTGTGTCCTTCGGGCTGGTGTCGATCGGGGTGAAGCTCTACTCGGCCACCGAGGAGAAGGACATCCGATTCCACCAGGTGCACCGGGCCGACGGCGGCCGGATCCGCTACAAGCGCACCTGCCAGGTCTGCGGCGAGGAGGTCACCTACGACGACATCGCCAAGGGCTACGACCTCGGCGGCGGCGAGATGGTGATCCTGACCGACGAGGACTTCGCGGAACTGCCGCTGACCAGCTCGCGCGCGATCGACGTGCTGGAGTTCGTCCCCGCCGAGCAGGTCGACCCGATCCTCTACAACAAGGCGTACTTCCTGGAGCCGGAGGGCTCGGCGACCAAGCCGTACGTGCTGCTGCGGGACGCGCTCGCCGACTCGGAGCGGGTGGCGATCGTCAAGGTGGCGCTGCGCCAGCGCGAGCAGTTGGCCACCCTGCGGGTCCGCGAGGGCGTGCTGCTGCTCAACACGATGCTCTGGCCCGACGAGGTGCGTACCCCCGACTTCGGCTTCCTGGACGAGGACCTGAAGGTCCGTCCCCCGGAGCTGGCGATGGCCAGCTCCCTGATCGACTCGATGGCCGGCACGTTCGAGCCGGACGCCTTCACCGACGACTACCGGGCGGCGTTGCAGGAGGTCATCGACGCCAAGGTCGAGGGGCGCGAGGTGGTGCAGCCGGAGGAGGTAGAGGCCGCGCCGGCCGCCGCGGTGGACCTGATGGCGGCGCTGAAGGCCTCGGTCGAGCGGGCCCGGTCCGCCCGGGGCGAGCAGCCAGCCGCTGGCGCGGGTGAGCCGACGCCGATCTCGTCGGCCCGTTCCGCGCAGCAGGCGGCGAAGGCGGCGAAGAAGGCGGCCCCGGCGAAGAAGGCGGCGGAGAAGAAGGCCGCCGCCAAGAAGGCCGAGCCGGCGAAGAAGGCCGCCGCCAAGAAGACCGCCGAGAAGAAGGCCGCCAAGGCGCCGGCGAAGAAGGCCGCAGCGAAGAAGGCCGCGCCCCGCAAGACCGCCTGAACGCCGGGGTCTCCGCCGTCGTACGCCGGAGACCCCGCCGGCGGGTCAGCCGCGGCCGAGCTTCTGGGTGGGGGTGATCCGGACGATCACCCGCTCCTCGCCCGGCTGCCGGAACGGGTAGGTGTCCTGCCCGAGGTACTTCTTGGCCATCCGGTCGATGTGCTCGTCGGCGCCCTCGGTGATCAGCTCGGCGGTGCCCTTCACCCAGAGGGTGCGGAAGTCGTCGGCCTTGTCCACCACCGAGACCGCCACCACCGGGTTGCGCTCGATGTTGGTGTACTTCTGCCGCCCCCGGGCGGTGTTGAACACGATGTGCTCGCCGTCGGTGTCCACCCACACCGGGGTGACGTGCGGGGTGCCGTCGGCTTCGACGGTGGCCACGTGGGCCAGCTGGGGCTCGGAGAGCAGGGCCAGGTCTTCGTCGGTGAGGATCGCCATGGTCAAGAACCTACCGCCGGAAGCGCTCCGGCACCCGGACGAACCGGGATGACGGGGAGGCGCGGGACGGCGGGTGGGAGAGCGGGCGGGCGACGGGACACCGGCGGCATCGATCCGGGTACCGTGTGCGCTGGCCGCGGGTCGTCGGGCCGGTCCACCCACACCAGCAGGGAGTCGAGGACGTGAGCGAGCGTACGCAGAACCGGTCGGCGGGCCAGGGCCCGGAGACGAAGGCGCAGCGGCGGCTGGCCGCCCAGCTCGCGGCGCAGAAGGCCGCCGAGGCGAAGAAGCGCCGGCAGGCCTGGCTGGGGGCGCTCGCCGGCCTCGCGGTGATCGCGGTGATCGTCGGCGTCTTCGTGGTGACCCGGGGCGGTGACGACGACGCCGCGAAGCCGGCCGCGTCGCCCGCCGGCTGCCCGGGCGGCTTCCCGACCCTGCCCGACGGCGCCGACCGGGCACTCTGCACCAAGCCGCCGGCCGGCAAGGGCGAGGGCGAGCTCAGCGGCCTGAAGGCCACCCCGCTGATCCGGGGCACCGGCGCCGCCGCCCAGAGCGGCCAGCAGATCACCGTGAACTACGTCGGGGTGTCGTACCGGACGGGCGAGGAGTTCGACGCCTCCTGGAAGCGCTCGGAGCCGTTCTCCTTCATGCTCGGCCAGGGCAACGTGATCCCGGGCTGGGACCAGGGCCTGCAGGGGCAGACCGTGGGCAGCCGGGTGCAGCTCGACATCCCGGCCGACCTCGCGTACGGCGACAAGCCGCAGCGCCCGGGCGCGCCGTCCGGCCCGCTGCGCTTCATCGTCGACGTGCTGGCGGTGCAGTAGCCCACAGAGGTCTTCCCGGCTGTCACCTACGCGCAGTAGGTTCGGGGTCACCGTGGGCGGTCCACACCGCCGCACGGTGACCCCTCACCATCGTGGAGGTACGCGTGCCGGCGCTGGACGACCCCGGGCGGACCGCCCGGCTCATGTGGACGCACTTCGAACCCGTCCACGCGGTCACCTACTTCCATCCGCGCGCCCGCGCCGCGTACGAGGCGGTCGGGCTACGCGGCTACTGGCGGGGGTACTTCGCCGGCCGGGCCGCCCCGCTCGGGCCCACCGAGGCGGCCCCGGTGCTCGCCGCGTTCTTCAACTTCGCCCCGCCGATGGTGAGCCGGGCGCTGCCGGCGGTCTGGCGGCTCGCCACCCCGCAGGAGGCGCTGCGGGCCCGGCTGACCGGCGCCGTGCAGGCGCTCGCCGAGCTGACCTACGAGCTGCCCGAGTCCCACCTGGTCGAGGCCGCCGACCTGCTGGAGGAGGCGGCCGCGGCGGTGGAGCCTGCCGGCCGGGTGCTCGGCGCGGCCAACGCCGCCCTGCCGCGCGGTGAATACCCGCTGGCCCGGCTCTGGCAGGCCGCCACCACGCTGCGCGAGCACCGGGGTGACGGGCACGTCGCCGCCCTGGTCGCCGCCGACCTCGATCCGGTGGAGACGCTGGCCTGGCGGGTCGCGGTGGACATGCCCCTGCAGAACCTGCTCGGCCGGGGCTGGTCCGAGGAGCAGTGGCAGGCGGCGCGGGGCCGGTTGGCCGAGCGCGGCTGGCTCGGCCCGGACGGCGAGCCGACCGACGTCGGGCGGGCCCGGTTCCAGGCCGTCGAGGATGCCACCGACCTCGCCGCCGCCCGCCCCTGGCGCACCCTCGGGCCGGACCGCACCGACCGCCTGCGCGAACTGCTCGAACCGATGGCCCGCGCCTGCCACACGGTGATCCCGGAGAACAGCCCGATCGGCCTGCCCGCCCTGCAGGGCTGACACCCCCGCCCCCGGCCCCGGTCGGGGAGGATGGGCGGGTGACGGTGGATGCGGTGGTGTTCGACCTCGACGGCGTGATCGTGGACTCCGAGCCGGTCTGGGAGGAGGTCCGGCGGGCGTACGTGGCGGCGCACGGCGGCACCTGGCAGCCGGACACCCAGCGCCGGCTGATGGGGATGAGCACCGGCGAGTGGGCCGACTACCTCAGCGGCGAGCTGGGCGTCGACCGCGACGCCGGGCAGGTGGCCACCGAGGTGGTCGAGGAGATGACCCGGCGGTACGCGCGGCACGTACCCCTGATCGACGACGCCGACCGGGTCGTGCGCGGGGTGGCCGCGCGGTGGTCGCTGGGGCTGGCCAGCTCGTCGCCGACCCGGCTGATCGCCGCGGCGCTGACCGCCATGGACCTGACCGACGCCTTCCGGGTGACGCTCTCCACCGAGGAGACCGCGCGGGGCAAGCCCGCGCCGGACGTCTACCTGGCCGTCGCCGACCGGCTCGGCGTCGACCCGACCCGCTGCGTCGCGGTGGAGGACTCCTCCAACGGGGTACGCTCCGCGGCCGCCGCCGGCATGCGGGTGGTGGCGATCCCGCACGGGTCGTACCCGCTGGACCCGGATGCGGCGGCCCTCGCCGCCGTGGTGCTGTCGTCGGTGCACGAGCTCACTCCGGACCTGGTGGCCGGGCTCGGCTGACCCGCCTCCGCCCGGCGCAGGCGGCCGGCCGTCAGATCCGGCGGCTGCGGCTGGACCGGGGCAGGAACGGGGTGTCGCGGCGGTCGCCGGCCGGGGCCGGACCCGGTTCGCCGGTCGCCTCAGCCGGTGCCGCGCACCCGGCGTCGGTCGGACCGGCCCCGCCACCGAGCGTCACGGGTGGCGTCGACGCCACCTCTGGTACGTCCCGCATGACCCCTCCTCCGCCGGCTATCCGGTGATACGGACGGCGGGCCCGGCGGGATCGGTCGGGCGGCACCGGACCCCGCACTCCAGCCCGGCGACGTCACACAGGGTGAGGTCGACGGTCGCCCCGGTGAGGTGCGGGTGCGCGGGCCGGAGGTGATCGCGACCGGCGACGCCACCCCGACCCGCGCGGGATCGGCGAAGATGGGGGACGCGACTGTCGGAGGGAGACGGGGATGAAGGCGATCGTCTACGAGGAGACCGGCGACCCCTCGGTGCTGAAGCTGGTGGACCGGCCGGTGCCGGAACCCGGGCGCGGCGAGGTGCTGGTCCGGGTGGCCGTCTCCGGGGTGAACCCGACCGACTGGAAGGGTCGCCGGCAGTGGCCGCTGCCGGCCGGCTGGCAGACCCCCGGCCAGGACGGCGCCGGGGTCATCGAGGCGGTCGGCGAGGGCGTCGACCAGATCCTGATCGGCAAGCGGGTGTGGCTCTGGGAGGCCGCCTGGCAGCGCCCCTGGGGCACCGCAGCCGAGTACACCGTGGTCCCGGTGCGCCAGGCGGTAGGCCTCGGTTCCGCCGACTTCGACCTGGGCGCCTGCCTCGGCATCCCGTTCCTCACCGCGCACCGCTGCCTGACGGCCGGGGAGTACATGCCGACCAAGCTGCACGCCGGTGCGCTCAGCGACCACGTGGTGCTGGTGCAGGGCGGCGCGGGCGCGGTGGGCAACGCGGCGATCCAGCTCGCGCGCTGGGCGGACGCCTGCGTGATCACCACCGTCAGCAGCCCGGAGAAGGCGCAGCTCGCGGCGGCGGCCGGCGCGTCCTTCGTGATCAATTACCGGGAACAGGACGTGGTCGAGGAGGTCCGCAAGATCGCCCCCGAGGGGGTGCACACGATCGTCGAGGTCTCCGCCGCCCGCAACGCCGCCACCGACGTCCAACTGCTCCGCCCCGGCGGCGCGGTCTGCGTGTACGCCGACGACGGGGGCGCCGAGGTCACCCTGCCGATCCGGCCGCTCATGGTGCCCAACGCCCGCTGGCAGTTCGTGCTGGTCTACACCGAGCCGGCGGCGGCCAAGGCGCGGGCGGTCACCGACGTGGCGGCGGCGGTGGCACAGGGCGGCGTACGGGTGGGCGGGGAGGTCGGCCTGCCCCTGCACCACTACCCGCTGGCCGAAACGGCTGCCGCGCACCAGGCGGTGGAGGATTCGGTGGTCGGCAAGGTGCTGATCACCACCAGCGCGCAGTGACGGTCACTCGGCGCGGGCCTGGGCGACGGAGGCGCGGACCAGCTCGGTCAGCACGTCGAGATCGACGTCGGCGAGCTGCTTGACGTAGAGGCAGCCCTTGCCGACGGTGTGCCGGCCCAGCCGGGCCGTCAACTGCTCCTTCTCGGGGAATCCCTCGCCGAGGTAGAGGGTGGTGGCCGCCTTGCGCGGCGAGAACCCGACCAGGAACCAGTCCAACTCGCGACCGCTGGCGTAGCGCAGGTGCCGCTGCCCGAAGCCGACGATGGCGTCCCCCCACATGGTCGGCGGCTCGCCGGTGACCTGCCGCATCAGGTCGCGGACGGCGATGGCGTCGCGGCGGCGGGTCTCGTCCGGCACGGCGGCGAGGAAGTCGTCCACGCTGGCGGCGGTCGGTGCGGTCTTCAGGGTTGCCATGACGTCTCCGAACTCGACGGCGGGCCGACCCGGGGGCGGCCGGTTCAAGCCGATCGTACGAGCCGGCACCGACACCGTGAGCTGGGTGGATTTCCCCGTCAGCGGGACAGAGGCGAACATGTTTCGCAAGAATGACTGTGCGGGTCGCCCCGCAAAAAAGCGGGCGGCCCCGGCGCGGTGCGAACGCCGGGGCCGCCCCTGGGGAGGGATGCTTCTTGGAGTACGTCCCTGCCCCTAACGGCGACGAGCCGCCGGAAAACGTTACGGCCCGGTCAGTTCCCGCACCTCGAGCCCGCCGTCGGCGTAGCGGGACCGGACCACCTTCTTGTCGAACTTGCCGACGCTCGTCTTCGGCACCGCGTCGATGAACGCCCACCGCTCCGGCAGCTGCCAGTGCGCCACCGACTTCGCCAGGAACGCCCGCAGTTCCTCCGCGGTCACCGAGGCGCCCTCGCGGATCACCACGGTGGCCAGCGGACGCTCGTCCCACCGCTGATCGGGCACCCCCACCACGCAGGCCTCCTGCACGTCGGGGTGAGCCATCAGCGCGTTCTCCAGCTCCACCGAGGAGATCCACTCCCCACCCGACTTGATCACGTCCTTGGCGCGGTCGGTGAGGGTGATGTAGCCGTCCGGCGAGAGGGTGCCCACGTCACCGGTACGCAGCCAGCCGTCGCGGAACTTCTCCTCGTCCGGGTTGTCGTCGCCGACGTACCGTGCGGTCACCCACGGGCCCCGGACCTCCAGCTCGCCGACGGACGTCCCGTCGGCGGGCAGCGGCTCGCCCAGCGGGCCGACGATCCGCGCGGCCACCCCGGCCGGCACCCGGCCCTGGGTGTAGCGGTAGCGCCAGGCGTCGTCGCCGGCGGCGCCGGCCGGCGGCCGGGACACCGAGCCCAGCGGGGACATCTCGGTCATCCCCCAGGCGTGGATGACCTCGATGCCGTGCCGCTCGGCGAACGCGTGCATCAGCGCGGGCGGGCAGGCCGAACCGCCGACGATCACCTCCGTCAGCGAAGACGTGTCCACGTCGTGGTTGTCCAGGTAGGAGAGCAGGTCGTTCCAGATGGTCGGCACGGCGCCGGCCAGGGTGGGCCGCTCCGCGGCGATCATCTCGGCGATCGGCGCGGCCTGGAGGAACCGGTCCGGCATGATCAGCGACGCGCCGGAGAGGAAGGCCGCGTACGGCAGGCCCCACGACATCGCGTGGAACATCGGCACGATGGCCAACTCCCGGTCGACCGGACCGAGGCCGAAGCCCTCCGGCATGCAGACCTGCAACGAGTGCAGGTAGATCGAGCGGTGCGAGTAGGCCACGCCCTTGGGGTTGCCGGTGGTGCCGGAGGTGTAGCAGAGGGCGGCGGCGTCCCGCTCGTCCACCTCGGGCCACTGGTAGCTGTCGGGGCGGCCGGCCAGCAGCTCGTCCCAGTGGTGCACGGTGATCCGGTCGCCGGCCGCCGCGACCAGCGGGGCGGGGTCGCCGCCGCCGACCACCACCACGTGCCGCACGGTGGTCATCTCGCCGAGCACCCGGGCCAGCAGCGGGATCAGCGTCGAGTCGACCAGCACCACCCGGTCCTCGGCGTGGTTGGCGATGTAGGCGACCTGGTCCGGGAAGAGCCGGATGTTCAGGGTGTGCAGCACCGCGCCCATGCTGGGCACGGCGAAGTACGCCACCAGGTGCTCGTTGTTGTTCCACATGAAGGTGGCGACCCGTTCGTCGCCGGTCACCCCGCACTCGTCGCGCAGGGCGTGGGCCAGCCGGGCGGCGGCGCGGCCCACCTCGGCGTACGACATCCGGCGGGGCTCGCCGCCGGTCCACGTGACGACCTCGGCCGTGCCGTGCACGGTGGTGCCGTGTTCGAGGATCCGGGAGACCTGGAGGGGGGCGTCCATCATCGTGCTACGCATGAGTAACAAGCTAGTGTCGCCGGTCACAGGTTGGGAACCCCCGGAACGCCGGAGGCGCCGCCGGGAAGCTGCGTAAATTGGCCGGGTGAGCATCTCGTGGGCCGATTCGTACGTGGGGCAGCTGCGGGCCCTGGCCGGTGACCGGACGCTGATGTTCGTCGGGGCCCGTGCCGTGGTCCGCGACAACGCGGGCCGGGTGCTGCTGATCCAGCGCTCCGACAACGGCCACTGGGCCCTGCCGGCGGGCGCGATGGAGCTGGGCGAGTCGGTCGCCGACTGCGCCGTCCGCGAGGTCCGCGAGGAGACCGGGCTGCGCGCGCTGCGGGTCGGCGCGTTCGCCCTCTACACCGGGCCGGACCGCACCCACACCAACATGTACGGCCACACCTACCAGATCTTCACCACCGCGTTCCGGGTCGAGGACTGGGACGGCGACCTGGCCCGGGTCACCGACGAGACGACCGACGCCGATTTCTTCCCCCGCGACGCGTTCCCCTCGCCGCTCTCGGCCTCGGTCCCGGAGACCCTCGCCGACCTGGACGTCTTCGAGCAGACCAACCGCCTGATCCTCAAGTAGCGCGGACCCCGGGCGGCCTGCGATCGCCCGGGGCCCGCGTACGGAGTGTGGTCTACGGAGCCGGGATCACCCCGACGTCGACGACCACGGTGCCGCCGTCGGTCACCTCGATCACCGTGCTGTCCGCGTACGGAGCGTTGTACGGGGCGGTGGGCACGGACGTGACGTCGGAGTCGGTGGCGTCGTCGCCCACGTTCGGCGTGGTCACCTGCCAGCCGTAGCGCAGGTTCACGCGCACCACGTACCGCCCCGGCGGCACCGCGCGCGCGTACGCGCCCACGTACGGGTACGCACGGAGTTCGGTGGTCGCCGCACCTTCGGGAAGGAACTCGACGTTGTACGTCGCCTCGCCGTAGCCACCCAGCGGCTCACCCGCGTCGCGCTGCCCGTCGCGGTCCTCGTCGTACCAGACGGTGCCTTCGATGGTGCCCTGCGGGCGGTAGCTGGTGACCGCCTGGCGCGAGTTGTTCGCCGGGTTCAGGTCGTCGTTGGCGGACTGGACCGTGGCGGTGGCGACGAACTGCCCCTGAGGGGTACCGGCACCGAAGGTGACCGAGAGCGGCAGGTAGTGGTACTGGTACCGCTCCACGGACGCGTAGGTGCACTCCCAGTACCCGGCTCCGGTCTCCGCGTCCTGTCCGGGCTCGCAGGCCCAGTCCGTACCGCTCGCTCCGCCCTCGGTGGGGCGGACGGTGGGCGCCAGGGCGAGCCGGACCCGTACGTCCCGAGCCGGATCGTCGGCGAGGTTCTCCACCACGACGCCGATCTCGACGGCTTCGCCGGGGCCGACCTCCTCCTCGAGGAGCACGACGTTGGTGACGGCGATGTCCGCCGGCGCCACCGGCACCGGCCCCGCGTATCGGTACGTCACCTCCGTCCGTGCGGGCTCTACCCGCCAGACCCGGCTCGAGCTCGTCAGGGTGCCGGGAATGGCGAATTGCTGGTCAGCGGCGCCGGGACCGGTCCGCAGTGCGAGCGTGACGGAAGCGGCCGCGTTCGGTTCGAGCGGTCCCGCCGTGCAGATCACCTGGTCCGTCCCGGTCACGCAGTCCCAGGCACCGGCGTCGTTGACGGGAGCACCGTCGACGGTCACTCCGGCGGGCAGGTCGACGACCAGCCTCAGGTCCTGGGCGGTGGCCGTCCCCACGTTCTTCGCGGTGAACGTCGGATTCACCGGGCCGCCCTCAAGGGGCACGTCGGTCTGCCACCAGACGCCGGTGTCCGGGCCGGGCAGCAGCTGAAGGTCCGCGACCTCCGCGTACGTGGTCTTCAG comes from Micromonospora purpureochromogenes and encodes:
- the ku gene encoding non-homologous end joining protein Ku; this translates as MRAIWKGAVSFGLVSIGVKLYSATEEKDIRFHQVHRADGGRIRYKRTCQVCGEEVTYDDIAKGYDLGGGEMVILTDEDFAELPLTSSRAIDVLEFVPAEQVDPILYNKAYFLEPEGSATKPYVLLRDALADSERVAIVKVALRQREQLATLRVREGVLLLNTMLWPDEVRTPDFGFLDEDLKVRPPELAMASSLIDSMAGTFEPDAFTDDYRAALQEVIDAKVEGREVVQPEEVEAAPAAAVDLMAALKASVERARSARGEQPAAGAGEPTPISSARSAQQAAKAAKKAAPAKKAAEKKAAAKKAEPAKKAAAKKTAEKKAAKAPAKKAAAKKAAPRKTA
- a CDS encoding PPOX class F420-dependent oxidoreductase; the encoded protein is MAILTDEDLALLSEPQLAHVATVEADGTPHVTPVWVDTDGEHIVFNTARGRQKYTNIERNPVVAVSVVDKADDFRTLWVKGTAELITEGADEHIDRMAKKYLGQDTYPFRQPGEERVIVRITPTQKLGRG
- a CDS encoding FKBP-type peptidyl-prolyl cis-trans isomerase codes for the protein MSERTQNRSAGQGPETKAQRRLAAQLAAQKAAEAKKRRQAWLGALAGLAVIAVIVGVFVVTRGGDDDAAKPAASPAGCPGGFPTLPDGADRALCTKPPAGKGEGELSGLKATPLIRGTGAAAQSGQQITVNYVGVSYRTGEEFDASWKRSEPFSFMLGQGNVIPGWDQGLQGQTVGSRVQLDIPADLAYGDKPQRPGAPSGPLRFIVDVLAVQ
- a CDS encoding SCO6745 family protein produces the protein MWTHFEPVHAVTYFHPRARAAYEAVGLRGYWRGYFAGRAAPLGPTEAAPVLAAFFNFAPPMVSRALPAVWRLATPQEALRARLTGAVQALAELTYELPESHLVEAADLLEEAAAAVEPAGRVLGAANAALPRGEYPLARLWQAATTLREHRGDGHVAALVAADLDPVETLAWRVAVDMPLQNLLGRGWSEEQWQAARGRLAERGWLGPDGEPTDVGRARFQAVEDATDLAAARPWRTLGPDRTDRLRELLEPMARACHTVIPENSPIGLPALQG
- a CDS encoding HAD family hydrolase, encoding MTVDAVVFDLDGVIVDSEPVWEEVRRAYVAAHGGTWQPDTQRRLMGMSTGEWADYLSGELGVDRDAGQVATEVVEEMTRRYARHVPLIDDADRVVRGVAARWSLGLASSSPTRLIAAALTAMDLTDAFRVTLSTEETARGKPAPDVYLAVADRLGVDPTRCVAVEDSSNGVRSAAAAGMRVVAIPHGSYPLDPDAAALAAVVLSSVHELTPDLVAGLG
- a CDS encoding NADPH:quinone reductase codes for the protein MKAIVYEETGDPSVLKLVDRPVPEPGRGEVLVRVAVSGVNPTDWKGRRQWPLPAGWQTPGQDGAGVIEAVGEGVDQILIGKRVWLWEAAWQRPWGTAAEYTVVPVRQAVGLGSADFDLGACLGIPFLTAHRCLTAGEYMPTKLHAGALSDHVVLVQGGAGAVGNAAIQLARWADACVITTVSSPEKAQLAAAAGASFVINYREQDVVEEVRKIAPEGVHTIVEVSAARNAATDVQLLRPGGAVCVYADDGGAEVTLPIRPLMVPNARWQFVLVYTEPAAAKARAVTDVAAAVAQGGVRVGGEVGLPLHHYPLAETAAAHQAVEDSVVGKVLITTSAQ
- a CDS encoding DUF1801 domain-containing protein, which codes for MATLKTAPTAASVDDFLAAVPDETRRRDAIAVRDLMRQVTGEPPTMWGDAIVGFGQRHLRYASGRELDWFLVGFSPRKAATTLYLGEGFPEKEQLTARLGRHTVGKGCLYVKQLADVDLDVLTELVRASVAQARAE
- a CDS encoding fatty acid--CoA ligase, which produces MDAPLQVSRILEHGTTVHGTAEVVTWTGGEPRRMSYAEVGRAAARLAHALRDECGVTGDERVATFMWNNNEHLVAYFAVPSMGAVLHTLNIRLFPDQVAYIANHAEDRVVLVDSTLIPLLARVLGEMTTVRHVVVVGGGDPAPLVAAAGDRITVHHWDELLAGRPDSYQWPEVDERDAAALCYTSGTTGNPKGVAYSHRSIYLHSLQVCMPEGFGLGPVDRELAIVPMFHAMSWGLPYAAFLSGASLIMPDRFLQAAPIAEMIAAERPTLAGAVPTIWNDLLSYLDNHDVDTSSLTEVIVGGSACPPALMHAFAERHGIEVIHAWGMTEMSPLGSVSRPPAGAAGDDAWRYRYTQGRVPAGVAARIVGPLGEPLPADGTSVGELEVRGPWVTARYVGDDNPDEEKFRDGWLRTGDVGTLSPDGYITLTDRAKDVIKSGGEWISSVELENALMAHPDVQEACVVGVPDQRWDERPLATVVIREGASVTAEELRAFLAKSVAHWQLPERWAFIDAVPKTSVGKFDKKVVRSRYADGGLEVRELTGP
- a CDS encoding NUDIX domain-containing protein, with the protein product MSISWADSYVGQLRALAGDRTLMFVGARAVVRDNAGRVLLIQRSDNGHWALPAGAMELGESVADCAVREVREETGLRALRVGAFALYTGPDRTHTNMYGHTYQIFTTAFRVEDWDGDLARVTDETTDADFFPRDAFPSPLSASVPETLADLDVFEQTNRLILK
- a CDS encoding DUF11 domain-containing protein — its product is MPAGPALAGPAPRPDLTLDLVPLTTVAKIESSRVTVAVRADVANAGAAVAEDAKIAFKLPAGSAIVGDPSWQCDYATFVCTNIYGPVPAGGVAEPLRIYFSLPPAPAGTVATIGATVSTNAREAATNNNTDQLKTTYAEVADLQLLPGPDTGVWWQTDVPLEGGPVNPTFTAKNVGTATAQDLRLVVDLPAGVTVDGAPVNDAGAWDCVTGTDQVICTAGPLEPNAAASVTLALRTGPGAADQQFAIPGTLTSSSRVWRVEPARTEVTYRYAGPVPVAPADIAVTNVVLLEEEVGPGEAVEIGVVVENLADDPARDVRVRLALAPTVRPTEGGASGTDWACEPGQDAETGAGYWECTYASVERYQYHYLPLSVTFGAGTPQGQFVATATVQSANDDLNPANNSRQAVTSYRPQGTIEGTVWYDEDRDGQRDAGEPLGGYGEATYNVEFLPEGAATTELRAYPYVGAYARAVPPGRYVVRVNLRYGWQVTTPNVGDDATDSDVTSVPTAPYNAPYADSTVIEVTDGGTVVVDVGVIPAP